A DNA window from Eikenella exigua contains the following coding sequences:
- a CDS encoding phage antirepressor KilAC domain-containing protein: MNQIIQIGKQQQPLMSSREIAQLCEKRHDNVLRDIERLNATYAEMGLLKIEVSKYINQLNGVEYPEYLLTREQCVDLITGYRSDMRIRINRRWMELEQQTAPSIPQTLPEALRLAADLAEQNEKQAALLAETQPKAQALERISHADGDMCITDAAKLLKLRPKDLFGLLNMRRWIYKRDGRGSWIGYQDKVQQGLIRHSEHRYTDSSGTEQLRAQVYLTPKGITKLAQMVEAEAGHA, translated from the coding sequence ATGAATCAGATTATCCAAATTGGCAAGCAGCAACAACCTTTGATGAGCAGCCGTGAAATCGCCCAGTTGTGCGAGAAACGACATGACAACGTTTTGCGCGACATTGAGCGGCTGAATGCGACCTATGCGGAAATGGGTCTCCTCAAAATTGAGGTCTCTAAATATATCAATCAGTTAAATGGTGTCGAGTATCCCGAATACCTGCTTACCCGCGAGCAGTGCGTCGACTTGATAACGGGCTACCGCTCGGACATGCGTATCCGCATCAACCGCCGCTGGATGGAGTTGGAGCAACAGACTGCGCCGTCTATCCCGCAAACCCTGCCCGAAGCTCTGCGCTTGGCTGCCGACTTGGCCGAACAAAACGAAAAACAGGCTGCCTTGCTGGCTGAAACACAACCCAAGGCGCAGGCATTGGAGCGTATCAGCCATGCCGACGGCGATATGTGCATTACCGATGCGGCCAAGCTGCTCAAACTCCGCCCGAAAGACCTGTTCGGACTGTTGAATATGCGCCGCTGGATTTACAAGCGCGACGGGCGCGGCTCGTGGATTGGCTATCAGGACAAGGTGCAGCAGGGCCTAATCCGCCACAGCGAGCACCGTTACACCGACAGCAGCGGCACGGAGCAGCTGCGCGCCCAAGTGTATTTAACCCCAAAGGGCATTACCAAGCTGGCACAGATGGTGGAAGCGGAGGCCGGCCATGCGTGA
- a CDS encoding single-stranded DNA-binding protein, which produces MSAIAVAGRFTKDGEIRITPNGRHILNFGIAENIRINGQEQAQFFNCQLFGNRAEKLAPYIKKGGAATVFGSLQIRKYTDRQGIERQGIDIIVGDITLQGSRDQAHASQPATHPAAARPHAAQPARQQAAVPVPQDGIDDSIPF; this is translated from the coding sequence ATGAGCGCCATCGCAGTAGCAGGCCGTTTCACCAAAGACGGCGAAATCCGTATTACCCCGAACGGCCGCCACATTCTTAATTTCGGCATTGCCGAAAACATCCGCATCAACGGGCAAGAGCAGGCACAGTTCTTCAACTGCCAACTGTTCGGCAATCGTGCCGAAAAGCTTGCCCCTTATATCAAAAAGGGCGGGGCGGCTACCGTATTTGGCAGCCTGCAAATCCGCAAATATACCGACCGCCAAGGCATCGAGAGGCAGGGCATCGACATCATAGTCGGCGACATTACCCTGCAAGGCAGCCGCGACCAAGCCCACGCTTCCCAACCGGCAACACATCCTGCCGCAGCAAGGCCACACGCCGCGCAACCAGCAAGGCAACAAGCCGCCGTGCCCGTACCACAAGATGGAATCGATGATTCAATCCCTTTTTAG
- a CDS encoding Panacea domain-containing protein → MKPHNDTLFQEPKAAQAAAFMLYKANGKLEVLKLVKLMYLAERESFSRFGEGLTGDALVSMPHGPVLSMTLDFINGGHESVPNGWATWVTDREDRMLALRDPSMIRTPEQDLLALSEADLEVLESVWKEYGHYSAWELRNMTHNGLCPEWEDPHGSSRPIPIKKLLSVLGYSDEQAVAIVERLEEQAYINRSFQ, encoded by the coding sequence ATGAAACCGCATAACGACACCCTTTTCCAAGAGCCGAAGGCTGCCCAAGCAGCCGCCTTCATGCTGTACAAGGCAAACGGCAAGCTTGAAGTGCTGAAGCTGGTGAAGCTGATGTACTTGGCTGAGCGTGAGTCTTTTTCCCGTTTCGGGGAAGGACTGACAGGAGATGCGTTGGTTTCAATGCCGCATGGCCCGGTACTCTCTATGACTTTGGATTTCATTAACGGCGGGCATGAGTCTGTCCCGAACGGATGGGCAACATGGGTTACCGACCGCGAAGACAGGATGCTTGCTTTGCGCGACCCAAGTATGATTCGGACGCCTGAGCAAGACTTACTGGCATTGTCTGAGGCTGATTTGGAAGTGCTGGAATCGGTTTGGAAAGAGTACGGTCATTATTCTGCATGGGAATTGCGTAACATGACCCACAACGGGCTATGCCCGGAATGGGAAGACCCCCACGGCTCAAGCCGGCCTATTCCTATCAAAAAACTGTTGTCTGTGCTTGGTTATAGTGACGAACAAGCCGTAGCGATTGTAGAAAGGCTGGAAGAACAGGCTTACATCAATCGTTCTTTCCAGTAA
- a CDS encoding helix-turn-helix domain-containing protein: MNKIENYELIKAQEEAKVDFAIMLNNLLDEKKLSYTDLAKLTGKSKSLVSRIMGGSNNLTIETMVSMLFALDEKIVISTEDKLQAEYGRVLSITSDSPITNLSKRQPYHIGNFRPLALEV; encoded by the coding sequence ATGAATAAAATAGAAAATTACGAACTGATAAAAGCTCAAGAAGAGGCGAAGGTAGATTTCGCCATCATGCTGAATAACCTCTTGGATGAGAAAAAACTCTCCTATACCGACCTGGCCAAACTCACGGGCAAAAGTAAATCACTTGTTTCTAGGATTATGGGCGGCAGCAATAATCTGACTATAGAAACCATGGTTTCTATGTTATTTGCGCTGGATGAAAAAATTGTGATTTCTACCGAAGATAAGCTGCAAGCAGAATATGGACGGGTTTTGAGTATTACATCCGACTCCCCTATAACCAACTTATCTAAGCGACAGCCTTACCACATCGGCAACTTCAGGCCGCTAGCGCTGGAGGTGTAA
- a CDS encoding KTSC domain-containing protein encodes MHHQFVSSSTLLSIGYEHPVLEVRFKHGGCYQYHGVPEGVYRELLNTPSKGRYLHYQIKPFYPCYKVF; translated from the coding sequence ATGCACCATCAATTTGTTTCGTCATCAACCCTGCTCTCCATTGGTTATGAACATCCGGTTTTGGAAGTGCGCTTCAAACACGGCGGCTGTTACCAGTATCACGGTGTGCCGGAAGGTGTGTATCGCGAACTGCTGAACACTCCTTCCAAAGGCCGCTACCTGCACTACCAAATCAAACCCTTCTACCCGTGCTACAAAGTGTTCTGA
- a CDS encoding KilA-N domain-containing protein produces MRTVSIANITIRQTENLYSLNDLHRASGAENRHKPSLWLKNQQSIDLVDEISKAGFPALDKNQHVIKVVKGGNQSGTFVCKELVYAYATWVSAKFFLQVIRTFDAVISGSLHAPEALPSAQTTIDERRGLVDAVKLLVARCGIDYSAAYRMVHQRFGVAHIDQIAAPLLPSAVAYVHSLMLHNGISSEVLDRLPENMQPKPLRNLQGAVLNSLYCAEFIYQHRLALRGLNRRLAATLNDHAADSIMFLRNVAEQAGIRVPDNEYFQYFPWDGDSAEKASYHQLNA; encoded by the coding sequence ATGAGAACAGTATCAATAGCTAACATAACTATCCGACAAACTGAAAATCTTTATTCTCTCAATGATCTACATAGGGCTAGTGGGGCTGAAAACCGGCACAAACCGTCGCTATGGCTAAAAAACCAACAATCAATTGATTTAGTTGATGAAATTTCCAAAGCAGGATTTCCTGCTTTGGATAAGAATCAACACGTTATCAAAGTTGTTAAAGGTGGTAACCAAAGCGGTACATTCGTCTGCAAGGAGCTAGTGTATGCCTATGCCACTTGGGTTTCCGCTAAATTCTTCTTACAGGTTATCCGAACCTTCGATGCAGTAATTTCAGGCAGCCTGCACGCTCCCGAAGCTCTGCCATCTGCCCAAACCACGATAGACGAGCGGCGCGGCCTGGTGGATGCGGTCAAGCTGCTGGTAGCCCGCTGCGGCATCGATTATTCGGCTGCCTACCGCATGGTGCATCAGCGCTTCGGTGTGGCGCATATCGACCAAATCGCCGCCCCGCTGTTGCCCTCTGCGGTGGCCTACGTTCACAGCTTGATGCTGCATAACGGTATTAGCAGCGAAGTGTTGGACAGGCTGCCTGAAAATATGCAGCCCAAGCCATTGCGCAACTTGCAGGGTGCAGTCCTCAACAGCCTGTACTGTGCCGAATTTATCTATCAGCACCGGCTAGCCTTGCGAGGGCTGAACCGCCGCCTGGCCGCCACCCTGAACGACCATGCCGCCGACAGCATCATGTTCCTGCGCAACGTGGCCGAACAGGCAGGCATCAGAGTACCCGATAACGAGTATTTCCAATACTTCCCTTGGGATGGCGATAGTGCGGAGAAAGCTAGCTATCACCAGCTCAACGCCTGA
- a CDS encoding recombination protein NinB, with protein MSQKFERVLDKKNKRDVMKLAYEMAGTLLQSHEKVIVEVRERKRSDAQNAKLHAMLGDIAKQKTFNGQKLSIEQWKMIFVSGHRIATGGTAEMAIGLEGEVINLRESTARMGVRRTASLIEYIQAWAAGNGVEFGGRAEG; from the coding sequence ATGAGCCAAAAGTTTGAGCGGGTGCTGGACAAGAAAAACAAGCGGGATGTGATGAAGCTGGCGTATGAGATGGCGGGAACGCTATTGCAGTCGCATGAAAAGGTCATTGTGGAAGTGCGGGAGCGGAAACGTTCGGATGCGCAAAATGCCAAGCTGCACGCGATGCTGGGGGATATTGCGAAACAGAAAACCTTTAACGGCCAAAAACTCTCAATCGAGCAATGGAAGATGATTTTTGTCTCCGGGCATCGGATTGCCACCGGCGGCACGGCTGAAATGGCGATTGGCTTGGAGGGCGAAGTCATCAACCTACGGGAGAGTACGGCGCGGATGGGGGTGCGGCGTACGGCGAGTTTGATTGAGTATATCCAGGCGTGGGCGGCGGGCAACGGGGTGGAGTTTGGCGGAAGGGCGGAGGGGTAA
- a CDS encoding KilA-N domain-containing protein: MNAIQSFSFNNIPVSFRDDGYLNATAVAAHFSKLPKDFLKNEQTQEYIAALADNLSKRRKILLDKNQLVIVKHGGNNRGTWLHPKLAIHFARWLDPKFAVWCDEQIEQILSGSPNPKTTVDDRTGLRQAVSALVGRCGIDYSSAYNMVHQRFGVAAIEDIPAEKLSDAVQYVHTITLCSGINGEVLDRLPENLQPKPLRNLQGAVINSLYCAEFIYQHRLALRGLNRRLAATLNDHAADSIMFLRNVAEQAGINVPDNEYFQYFPWDGDSAEKASYHQLNA; the protein is encoded by the coding sequence ATGAACGCAATTCAGTCTTTCTCTTTCAACAATATCCCTGTTTCTTTCCGTGATGACGGCTACCTGAACGCAACAGCAGTTGCCGCGCATTTCAGCAAATTGCCGAAAGACTTTTTGAAAAACGAGCAAACTCAAGAGTATATTGCTGCACTTGCTGATAATTTGAGCAAGAGGAGAAAAATCCTCTTGGATAAAAATCAACTGGTTATTGTTAAACACGGCGGCAATAATCGCGGCACATGGCTACACCCAAAGCTGGCCATTCACTTCGCCCGCTGGCTCGACCCTAAATTTGCCGTATGGTGCGATGAACAGATTGAGCAGATTCTTTCAGGCAGCCCGAACCCCAAAACCACCGTAGACGACCGCACCGGATTGCGCCAAGCCGTATCCGCCCTGGTCGGCAGGTGCGGCATCGACTACAGCAGCGCCTACAACATGGTGCATCAGCGCTTCGGCGTCGCCGCCATCGAAGACATCCCCGCCGAAAAGCTGAGCGATGCCGTGCAGTACGTCCACACCATCACGCTATGCAGCGGCATCAATGGCGAAGTGTTGGACAGGCTGCCTGAAAACCTGCAGCCCAAGCCCCTGCGCAACTTGCAGGGTGCTGTAATCAATAGTCTGTACTGTGCCGAATTTATCTATCAACACCGGCTAGCCTTGCGAGGGCTGAACCGCCGCCTGGCCGCCACCTTGAACGACCACGCCGCCGACAGCATCATGTTCCTGCGCAATGTGGCCGAACAGGCTGGCATCAACGTGCCCGACAACGAGTATTTCCAATACTTCCCTTGGGATGGCGATAGTGCAGAGAAAGCCAGCTATCACCAGCTCAACGCCTGA
- a CDS encoding XRE family transcriptional regulator, which produces MISDFSTLLKACRIKAKLSQKELAEKAGTTPALISKYELGKVMPRTETIAKLAAVLHVPLEDMLNSVSAFDVRSPVVSIPIGNNRELFLSEEELRKHGLNPLNLLAIEQQGDAMRPILNDEDVFLVDVSKQKVFDGKIYAISDKENKIIRSYMLMNLLDGSLRLVSFSPHYPDMEINRDDIEIIGEIVWRSGFIIR; this is translated from the coding sequence ATGATTTCAGATTTTTCTACTCTTTTAAAAGCCTGTCGAATTAAAGCTAAACTATCCCAGAAGGAGTTAGCTGAGAAGGCTGGTACCACGCCTGCTTTAATCTCCAAGTACGAGTTAGGCAAGGTTATGCCACGCACAGAGACGATAGCTAAGCTAGCAGCTGTTCTTCATGTCCCTTTAGAAGATATGCTAAACAGTGTCTCTGCTTTTGACGTGAGATCACCGGTAGTCTCTATCCCCATAGGGAATAACAGGGAACTTTTCTTATCTGAAGAAGAATTAAGAAAGCATGGGCTTAATCCGTTAAACCTGTTGGCTATAGAACAGCAGGGGGACGCAATGAGACCCATCTTGAATGATGAAGATGTGTTTTTAGTAGATGTCAGTAAGCAAAAGGTATTTGATGGAAAGATTTATGCTATCAGCGATAAGGAGAATAAAATCATCCGTAGTTATATGCTGATGAATTTATTAGATGGGTCTTTGAGACTTGTTAGCTTTAGTCCACATTACCCGGATATGGAGATAAATCGAGACGATATAGAAATTATTGGAGAGATAGTTTGGAGGAGCGGCTTTATAATCCGTTGA
- a CDS encoding lambda exonuclease family protein: MKWYDIEQNSPEWDELRAGRLTASNFALIMANQPKAFSDAAKRLAVQIAFERINGHSMRAHYGDGYSNADMERGHIEEPAARALYEAETFCTVQNGGFFCDDYIGCSPDGLIGEDGGIEIKSVLPQTHAATKRRGSFDPAYRWQILGNLAHSGRDWWDFVSYCSFAPDPYRLLVYRVCREQYHTQIQQLLAREKRFIELINKQIKEFS; this comes from the coding sequence ATGAAATGGTACGACATCGAACAGAACAGCCCGGAATGGGATGAACTCCGCGCCGGGCGGCTGACTGCTTCCAACTTCGCCCTCATCATGGCCAACCAACCCAAAGCCTTCAGCGATGCCGCCAAACGCCTGGCCGTGCAAATCGCCTTCGAGCGCATCAACGGCCATTCCATGCGCGCCCACTACGGCGACGGCTACAGCAATGCCGATATGGAGCGCGGCCACATAGAAGAGCCGGCAGCCCGTGCCTTGTATGAGGCAGAAACATTCTGCACCGTGCAAAACGGCGGCTTTTTCTGTGATGACTATATCGGCTGCTCCCCCGACGGCCTTATCGGAGAGGATGGCGGGATTGAAATTAAAAGCGTGCTGCCGCAAACCCACGCCGCCACCAAACGGCGCGGCAGCTTCGACCCCGCCTACCGCTGGCAGATACTGGGCAACCTTGCCCACTCCGGGCGCGATTGGTGGGATTTTGTCAGCTATTGCAGCTTCGCCCCCGATCCATACCGATTATTGGTTTACCGCGTCTGCCGCGAGCAGTATCACACCCAAATCCAGCAGCTTCTCGCACGGGAAAAAAGATTCATCGAATTGATAAACAAACAGATAAAGGAGTTTTCATGA
- a CDS encoding ribbon-helix-helix protein, CopG family, producing the protein MKREKCTEEVKLHLPEKLKADLKTLAAIRGYDSLSPLIRQLLREKLYGEVTPNQDLLTETIRDE; encoded by the coding sequence ATGAAACGCGAAAAATGCACTGAAGAGGTCAAGCTGCACCTGCCGGAGAAGCTCAAGGCCGACTTGAAAACGCTGGCCGCCATACGTGGCTACGATTCGCTCAGCCCGCTGATTCGCCAACTGCTGCGCGAAAAACTGTACGGAGAGGTTACGCCTAATCAGGATTTGCTCACAGAGACGATTAGGGACGAGTAG
- a CDS encoding helix-turn-helix domain-containing protein has translation MKPRTLVANIKKKGLSNEAIAKNIGCSTAYVSKLNNGTRTTPSYIVMDKLRALYAEVFRVKP, from the coding sequence ATGAAACCGAGAACTCTTGTAGCGAATATTAAGAAAAAAGGCCTGAGTAATGAGGCTATTGCTAAGAATATTGGCTGCTCAACCGCCTATGTGTCGAAGCTGAATAATGGCACCCGAACAACCCCTTCATACATCGTTATGGACAAACTGCGTGCTTTGTATGCGGAAGTATTTAGGGTTAAGCCATGA
- a CDS encoding recombination protein NinG: MAGRKCKVCGTVFEKQRMGQLVCSITCGIEYRREQKRKAATKAEREAKRKERARTKALRHRLETIPELTKKAQAAFNRYIRLRDRGRPCISCGAPWKDNFQACHYVPAGRSGKLRFDEANVHGGCVRCNLYESGNIRGYRQGLIERIGQARVEELDADHEVRKWTKEELRELAAEYRRKAREIE; the protein is encoded by the coding sequence ATGGCCGGGCGTAAATGCAAAGTATGCGGCACGGTGTTTGAGAAGCAGAGGATGGGGCAGCTTGTCTGTTCCATAACCTGCGGCATTGAGTATCGGCGTGAGCAGAAGCGCAAGGCGGCTACCAAGGCAGAGCGGGAAGCCAAGCGCAAGGAACGGGCAAGGACCAAGGCGCTGCGGCATAGGCTGGAAACCATACCGGAGCTGACCAAGAAGGCGCAGGCGGCGTTTAACCGCTACATCCGGCTGCGGGACAGGGGCAGGCCTTGCATCAGCTGCGGTGCGCCGTGGAAGGACAATTTCCAAGCCTGCCACTATGTGCCGGCGGGCAGGAGCGGCAAGCTGCGGTTTGACGAGGCCAATGTGCATGGTGGCTGTGTGCGCTGCAACCTGTACGAGAGCGGCAATATCCGCGGCTACCGGCAGGGCTTGATTGAACGCATCGGGCAGGCGCGGGTGGAGGAGCTGGATGCCGACCATGAAGTGCGGAAGTGGACGAAAGAAGAGCTGCGCGAACTGGCGGCGGAGTACCGCCGGAAGGCGAGGGAAATCGAATGA
- a CDS encoding helix-turn-helix domain-containing protein translates to MSVKLMSIAWDMSLPMGQKMLLLALCDHANDEGVCYPSQERLAAKCSMALRTVVSHCKWLEQRGILRKERRQNTQRRKTDLYYITLDEYSEPANSACANSACANSACANSACANSACANSACANSACAKYSPERANFAPSYKEEPSETFNHQREPSEVATGINPAAAEPEFQLAEIQTAKPAKPKPKSEPNPDNVATWQAYAGAYRERYGVLPASNAKTRGQTAQLVRFVGRELAPHLAAYFVSHNNRWFVQCRHEIGCLLKSYQQVLTDMQRGEQMTQAKAQQAERTQGNFDAVMQSDDIAAWERYQRKQQGAAV, encoded by the coding sequence ATGAGCGTGAAGTTGATGAGTATTGCATGGGATATGAGTTTGCCGATGGGGCAGAAAATGTTGTTACTGGCACTGTGCGACCATGCCAACGACGAAGGGGTGTGCTATCCGAGCCAAGAAAGGCTTGCCGCCAAGTGCAGCATGGCGCTGCGGACGGTGGTCAGCCATTGCAAATGGCTGGAGCAGCGCGGCATTTTGAGAAAAGAGCGCCGCCAAAACACCCAACGCAGGAAAACCGACCTGTACTACATCACGCTGGATGAATATTCAGAACCTGCAAATTCTGCATGTGCAAATTCTGCATGTGCAAATTCTGCATGTGCAAATTCTGCATGTGCAAATTCTGCATGTGCAAATTCTGCATGTGCAAATTCTGCATGTGCAAAATACAGCCCCGAACGTGCAAATTTTGCACCTTCGTATAAAGAAGAACCATCAGAAACCTTTAACCATCAGAGAGAACCGTCAGAGGTGGCGACGGGGATAAATCCCGCCGCTGCCGAACCTGAATTTCAGCTGGCAGAAATCCAAACTGCCAAGCCTGCCAAACCAAAACCCAAATCTGAACCGAACCCCGACAACGTGGCGACTTGGCAAGCCTATGCCGGAGCTTACCGCGAGCGCTACGGGGTATTGCCTGCCTCGAATGCCAAAACACGCGGGCAGACGGCGCAACTGGTGCGCTTCGTTGGCAGGGAGCTTGCCCCGCATCTGGCGGCCTACTTCGTTTCCCACAATAACCGCTGGTTTGTGCAGTGCCGCCACGAAATCGGCTGCCTGCTCAAGTCCTACCAGCAGGTGCTGACCGATATGCAGCGCGGCGAACAGATGACCCAAGCCAAAGCGCAGCAGGCCGAACGCACACAAGGCAATTTTGATGCCGTGATGCAGTCCGACGACATAGCGGCGTGGGAGCGCTACCAACGCAAACAACAGGGAGCAGCAGTATGA
- a CDS encoding LexA family protein, producing MKTLQDRLKFARAKKGLSQASLAKAIGKSQSSIAAIEAGRNKETTNIASLAMALGVDAVWLETGRGTPFINSANVRELDIPLNTVPLISWVKAGYWAEAIDLLQPGEGERISTSIKVRRHTYALIVDGDSMEPEFTEGDIIIVEPDEEPVPGKFVIIRQNGGETTFKQLIKDGGRWLLKPLNPRYPVMEMREDAVFCGVVKEKIKRY from the coding sequence ATGAAAACACTACAAGACCGTTTGAAGTTTGCTCGAGCCAAGAAGGGATTAAGTCAAGCCAGCCTAGCTAAAGCCATCGGTAAATCCCAGTCCTCCATTGCCGCCATCGAAGCAGGCCGGAATAAAGAGACCACCAATATTGCTTCACTAGCTATGGCATTGGGCGTAGATGCAGTTTGGCTGGAAACAGGTAGAGGTACACCATTCATCAACAGTGCCAACGTCCGTGAGTTAGACATTCCCCTTAATACCGTCCCCCTCATCTCATGGGTCAAAGCCGGGTATTGGGCGGAAGCCATTGATTTGCTCCAGCCCGGCGAAGGCGAGCGCATCTCCACCAGTATCAAAGTCCGCCGCCACACCTACGCCCTAATCGTGGATGGCGACAGCATGGAGCCGGAATTTACCGAAGGCGACATCATCATCGTAGAGCCGGATGAAGAGCCCGTCCCCGGCAAATTCGTCATCATCCGCCAAAACGGCGGCGAGACCACCTTCAAGCAGCTTATCAAAGACGGCGGCCGCTGGCTGCTCAAGCCGCTCAACCCCCGCTACCCTGTCATGGAGATGCGCGAAGACGCCGTTTTCTGCGGCGTGGTTAAAGAAAAAATCAAACGCTATTAG
- a CDS encoding DUF3037 domain-containing protein — MKKVSYNILKLCPDVFRGEVVNIGIVAEWKNELRYILVKDKRKVRLLSSTFSVFDIESYLFSANIIYRTYKNINVLRELIPNSQISMEDSGYFILEYDSEELFKDKLNELYLKWVELPRKKHPKTTYDKKLSQTVKDFFNNQGLLSSNPNDLYSHKIISNYPLSESKGLKADLLLKNGEYHLTEIINFSKKNDFTLNLQRAALKTVTIEEAKTVLNSRVNAFLIYDLSADDEKKFTPHLNLLEERATLVNYRSTQDITSYYKYIIDKTDNPQLPNLHP; from the coding sequence ATGAAAAAAGTATCTTATAACATCCTCAAGCTCTGCCCTGATGTTTTCCGAGGGGAAGTGGTAAATATTGGCATTGTAGCAGAATGGAAAAACGAGCTTCGTTATATCCTTGTTAAGGATAAACGGAAAGTTAGACTGTTGTCATCAACTTTTTCTGTTTTTGATATTGAAAGCTATTTATTTAGCGCAAATATAATTTATAGAACATACAAAAATATAAATGTATTACGAGAGTTAATACCAAACTCTCAAATATCTATGGAGGATTCCGGTTATTTTATTCTAGAATATGATTCTGAAGAACTATTCAAAGATAAATTAAACGAGCTCTATTTAAAATGGGTGGAGCTACCAAGGAAAAAGCATCCCAAAACTACATATGATAAAAAACTATCTCAAACAGTTAAAGATTTTTTTAATAATCAAGGTTTACTAAGCAGCAATCCTAATGATTTATATAGCCATAAAATCATTTCAAATTACCCATTGTCAGAAAGCAAAGGGTTAAAAGCAGATTTGCTGTTAAAAAACGGGGAATATCATTTAACAGAAATTATTAATTTTTCTAAAAAGAATGATTTTACTCTTAACTTACAGCGTGCGGCATTAAAGACAGTAACCATCGAAGAAGCTAAAACTGTGCTTAATTCGAGAGTGAATGCTTTTTTAATTTATGACTTAAGCGCTGATGATGAAAAAAAATTTACTCCGCACTTGAACTTATTGGAAGAAAGAGCAACACTGGTAAATTACCGTTCTACCCAAGACATCACCTCATATTATAAATATATCATAGACAAAACAGATAATCCGCAGTTGCCCAATCTGCATCCATAA